In one window of Lynx canadensis isolate LIC74 chromosome B3, mLynCan4.pri.v2, whole genome shotgun sequence DNA:
- the ISM2 gene encoding isthmin-2 isoform X1, producing the protein MPRLPGRAGLLLGVVLLAALLAAGRALPLRKPRPRSPARLAEVSASPDPSSPREEERTPLLPRTRLQAGPRQHRRRDLSEPAALSLDKASMPRTLEDTPLLLELQKLPGLANTDLTAPNPNIQVTIEVVEDPQAEVEMDLLAEPSSRWPQGASSWLSAKELFWPLFWSYLEGEEGRTNLKGRAPGEEEEEEEVEEEDYPAEYSESEDQEDNEEEEEEEEEPGFSGATGSWEQGWLAPGDWAFKEPDGYDYELQEEWSPWSPCSGSCGSGSQRRTQPCGYACTATESRACDLPLCPGTEDKDPSGFPGEGWPPLAHNATDMLNPDVDSCEKWLNCKSDFLAKYLSQVLQDLPSCPCAYPLEAVYSAVSLQDEHRGRSFQWRDASGPREHLDVYQPTARFCLRSLLSVESSTLAAQHCCYDAGSRLLTRGKGAGAPDLVSTDFSPELHFKVDTLPWILCKGDWSRYHAVRPPNNGRACADNPPEEEYLAQLQEAKQY; encoded by the exons ATGCCTCGACTGCCCGGCCGCGCGGGGCTCCTCCTCGGCGTGGTGCTGCTGGCGGCGCTGCTGGCCGCGGGCCGGGCTCTCCCCCTGAGGAAGCCGCGGCCCCGGAGTCCCGCGAGGCTGGCGGAG gtCTCAGCCTCCCCAGATCCCAGCTCTCctagggaagaggagaggaccCCCCTGCTCCCCAGAACCCGCCTCCAGGCAGGGCCACGCCAACATAGGCGCCGGGATCTCAGTGAGCCAGCAGCCCTGAGCCTGGACAAGGCGTCCATGCCAAGGACCCTGGAGGACACTCCCTTGCTGCTGGAGCTGCAGAAGCTGCCAGGATTGGCTAACACAGACCTGACTGCCCCAAACCCCAATATCCAG GTGACCATCGAGGTGGTGGAGGATCCCCAGGCGGAGGTGGAGATGGACCTATTGGCTGAGCCCAGCAGTCGCTGGCCCCAGGGTGCCTCTAGCTGGCTGTCCGCCAAGGAGCTCTTCTGGCCCCTATTCTGGAGCTACCTGGAGGGCGAGGAGGGGAGGACCAATCTCAAGGGCAGAGCcccaggggaagaagaggaggaggaagaagtggaggaggaggattACCCTGCAGAGTATAGTGAGAGTGAGGACCAGGAGGACaacgaggaggaagaggaggaggaggaggagcctgggTTCAGTGGGGCCACAGGCAGCTGGGAGCAGGGCTGGCTGGCCCCTGGGGACTGGGCCTTCAAGGAGCCAGACGGCTATG ACTATGAGCTTCAAGAGGAGTGGAGCCCCTGGTCTCCCTGCAGTGGGAGCTGCGGCAGCGGCAGCCAGAGGAGGACTCAGCCCTGCGGCTACGCCTGCACTGCCACCGAGTCCCGTGCCTGCGACCTGCCCCTTTGTCCTG GCACCGAGGACAAGGACCCCTCGGGCTTCCCCGGTGAGGGGTGGCCGCCCCTGGCCCACAATGCTACGGACATGCTCAACCCAG atGTGGATAGCTGTGAGAAGTGGCTGAACTGCAAGAGTGACTTCCTAGCCAAGTACCTGAGTCAGGTGCTGCAGGACCTGCCCAGCTGCCCATGCGCGTACCCGCTGGAGGCCGTGTACAGCGCGGTGAGCCTGCAGGATGAGCACCGGGGCCGAAGCTTCCAGTGGAGGGATGCCAGCGGGCCTCGAGAGCACCTGGACGTGTACCAGCCCACGGCGCGCTTCTGCCTGCGCTCGCTGCTGTCCGTGGAGAGCAGCACCCTGGCCGCCCAGCACTGCTGCTACGATGCGGGCAGCCGGCTGCTGACTCGGGGCAAGGGCGCCGGTGCGCCTGACCTCGTCAGCACTGACTTCTCGCCCGAGCTGCACTTCAAGGTGGACACGCTGCCCTGGATCCTCTGTAAGGGGGACTGGAGCCGCTACCACGCTGTGCGGCCTCCCAACAATGGCCGGGCCTGCGCCGACAACCCTCCCGAGGAGGAGTACCTGGCCCAGTTGCAGGAGGCCAAGCAGTACTAA
- the ISM2 gene encoding isthmin-2 isoform X2 yields MPRLPGRAGLLLGVVLLAALLAAGRALPLRKPRPRSPARLAEVSASPDPSSPREEERTPLLPRTRLQAGPRQHRRRDLSEPAALSLDKASMPRTLEDTPLLLELQKLPGLANTDLTAPNPNIQVTIEVVEDPQAEVEMDLLAEPSSRWPQGASSWLSAKELFWPLFWSYLEGEEGRTNLKGRAPGEEEEEEEVEEEDYPAEYSESEDQEDNEEEEEEEEEPGFSGATGSWEQGWLAPGDWAFKEPDGYDVDSCEKWLNCKSDFLAKYLSQVLQDLPSCPCAYPLEAVYSAVSLQDEHRGRSFQWRDASGPREHLDVYQPTARFCLRSLLSVESSTLAAQHCCYDAGSRLLTRGKGAGAPDLVSTDFSPELHFKVDTLPWILCKGDWSRYHAVRPPNNGRACADNPPEEEYLAQLQEAKQY; encoded by the exons ATGCCTCGACTGCCCGGCCGCGCGGGGCTCCTCCTCGGCGTGGTGCTGCTGGCGGCGCTGCTGGCCGCGGGCCGGGCTCTCCCCCTGAGGAAGCCGCGGCCCCGGAGTCCCGCGAGGCTGGCGGAG gtCTCAGCCTCCCCAGATCCCAGCTCTCctagggaagaggagaggaccCCCCTGCTCCCCAGAACCCGCCTCCAGGCAGGGCCACGCCAACATAGGCGCCGGGATCTCAGTGAGCCAGCAGCCCTGAGCCTGGACAAGGCGTCCATGCCAAGGACCCTGGAGGACACTCCCTTGCTGCTGGAGCTGCAGAAGCTGCCAGGATTGGCTAACACAGACCTGACTGCCCCAAACCCCAATATCCAG GTGACCATCGAGGTGGTGGAGGATCCCCAGGCGGAGGTGGAGATGGACCTATTGGCTGAGCCCAGCAGTCGCTGGCCCCAGGGTGCCTCTAGCTGGCTGTCCGCCAAGGAGCTCTTCTGGCCCCTATTCTGGAGCTACCTGGAGGGCGAGGAGGGGAGGACCAATCTCAAGGGCAGAGCcccaggggaagaagaggaggaggaagaagtggaggaggaggattACCCTGCAGAGTATAGTGAGAGTGAGGACCAGGAGGACaacgaggaggaagaggaggaggaggaggagcctgggTTCAGTGGGGCCACAGGCAGCTGGGAGCAGGGCTGGCTGGCCCCTGGGGACTGGGCCTTCAAGGAGCCAGACGGCTATG atGTGGATAGCTGTGAGAAGTGGCTGAACTGCAAGAGTGACTTCCTAGCCAAGTACCTGAGTCAGGTGCTGCAGGACCTGCCCAGCTGCCCATGCGCGTACCCGCTGGAGGCCGTGTACAGCGCGGTGAGCCTGCAGGATGAGCACCGGGGCCGAAGCTTCCAGTGGAGGGATGCCAGCGGGCCTCGAGAGCACCTGGACGTGTACCAGCCCACGGCGCGCTTCTGCCTGCGCTCGCTGCTGTCCGTGGAGAGCAGCACCCTGGCCGCCCAGCACTGCTGCTACGATGCGGGCAGCCGGCTGCTGACTCGGGGCAAGGGCGCCGGTGCGCCTGACCTCGTCAGCACTGACTTCTCGCCCGAGCTGCACTTCAAGGTGGACACGCTGCCCTGGATCCTCTGTAAGGGGGACTGGAGCCGCTACCACGCTGTGCGGCCTCCCAACAATGGCCGGGCCTGCGCCGACAACCCTCCCGAGGAGGAGTACCTGGCCCAGTTGCAGGAGGCCAAGCAGTACTAA